The genome window CCAAGTAGAATCTGCCTAAATTCTTCATTTGGATAGCGTAATAAAAATGCTAGCATTTGATAAAGCTCTGTTTGTTTCATGTTTGTTCATCCTTTTTGTCAGGTTACTTATTATCGCAAAGCAGGTTTATTGTGTGGCTAGTAATCCATTGCCTATCTCGAATAGGGCGGGCGCTGCTATAGATTGTGGCGCCCTGTCCCAGCTTATGCTTATGCTGTTTCCGCGAAATTCTAGCAGCTACAGATTCCTAGGATTGTGGTTTCCCCACGCAATTCCCTTCATTCATATTTGCTCTAATCATTTATTCTCCTCGTGAAAGGGTGGAACCATTTATCAAGACAAGACGCCACAGGCGCCAGGCCCGCTAGCAAAATCTAATCCACAAGCGCCTTGGTCATAGTAAAGATCTGCTATATCTTCCTTATGGCTTTTAGGAATAACAAAGCGATCATTATATTTGGCAATGGCTAGCAGTCGGTACATCTTTTTAATGTCGTTTTCCTCGAGTCCCAGCTCTTCAATAATAGAGACATCAAAGGATTTCCCTGTTTGTTCGGCCCGCATATAGCTACGCATAACTGCCATTTTCTTTAATACAGTACGAATATGAGCCGTATCCCCAGCAGTTAATAAATTAGCTAGATATTCAATCGGAATGCGCATTTCGTCAATAGCCGGGAAGATATCTTCTGTATCTGCTTGACTGCCTTTTCCTTCTATCATATTCATAACTGGGCTAAGTGGTGGAATATACCACACCATTGGCATTGTTCGGTATTCTGGGTGTAATGGTAAAGCAATCTTCCAGTCGATGATCATTTTATATAATGGAGATTGCTGCGCCGCTTCAATCCAATCCATTGGGATGCCTTCTTTTTTCGCTTCCTTCACTACTTCTGGGTCATTTGGATCTAAGAAAATATCTAATTGTGCCTGATACAATTCTTTCTCTTCTTTAACAGAAGCTGCCTCCAATACTTTATCAGCATCATAGAGCATGACCCCGATATAACGGATTCTGCCAACACATGTTTCGGAGCAAATCGTTGGCTGGCCATTTTCAATTCTTGGATAGCATAATGTACATTTCTCCGCTTTACTTGTTTTCCAGTTAAAGTACACTTTTTTATATGGACAGGAGCTGACGCATTGTCTCCAAGCACGACAAGCATTCTGATCTACAAGTACAATGCCATCTTCATCACGTTTATACATCGCACCGGATGGACAAGAGCTCACACAAGGTGCGTTAATGCAATGTTCACATATACGCGGCAAGTACATCATAAATACATCTTCAAACTCCGTTTTTATTGATTCCTCCATTTGCACAACATTTGGATCACGTAAACCAGTTATATGCCCGCCAGCAAGGTCATCTTCCCAGTTCGGTCCCCACTCTAAATCCATAAACTCGCCAGTGATAGCTGACTTTGCTCGGGCAATAGGTTGATGCTTACGTTCTGGACTGTTTGTCAATGTTTCATAATCATAATTCCATGGTTCATAATAATCATCAATTTCTGGTTGATTTGGGTTATAGAAAAGGCTGAATAATCGATTTACTTTAGAACCTGATTTCAGTTTTAGTTCACCCTTTTTATCCAGCTCCCAGCCGCCTTTATATTTCTCTTGGTCTTCCCATTGTTTCGGATAGCCGATTCCAGGTTTTGTTTCGACATTATTAAAGTACATATATTCTGCGCCAGGGCGATTGGTCCACGTATTTTTGCATGTCACACTACATGTATGACAGCCAATACATTTATCTAAATTCATCACCATGCCAATTTGTGCTTTAATCTTCAAGCCACTCCACCTCCTTCATCTTTCTAATGACTACATGTAAATCCCGTTGGTTTCCAGTTGGTCCATAATAGTTAAATCCATAGCTTAGTTGGCCATAGCCACCAATCATATGCGTTGGCTTAACATGGATTCGCGTAGGACTATTATGTGTCCCTCCTCGGTTTTTCGTAAGATTTGTGCCAGGAACGTGAATATGTCTGTCTTGAGCATGGTACATAAAGGCAACACTTCTAGGAATTCGATGAGAGACAACCGCTCTGGCAACGACCACACCATTTCGGTTAAAGCATTCAATCCAATCGTTATCTTCTATATCTACTTCTTTGGCATCTTCCTTGTTCATCCATATCGTTGGTCCACCTCTAAACAATGTCAGCATCGGCTGTGCATCATAATACATACTGTGAATAGACCATTTATTATGTGGTGTTAGATAATTTAACGTAATTTCTTTTCCTTCCACTTTTGGACGATCTTGCTGAAAAGGTGTATGGTGGAGCATTGGCTTAAATGTCGCCATCTCTTCCCCAAATTCCTTCATCATCTCATGATCTAAATAAAAGGACTGTCTTCCTGTAAGGGTATGGAAAGGAATCATTCGCTCAATATTTGTTGTAAATGGTGAATACCGTCTCCCGCCTTTTTCCGAACCAGTAAAGGCAGGTGACGTAATGACCGTTTTTGGTTGTGCATTAATTTGTTCTAATGTAAATAGATCTTCTTCACGCTCTGCAGCTAAATCCTTTAACTCCAAGCTTGTTTGCTGTTCCAGTGATTCCCAAGCTTTGACTGCGATTTTGCCGTTTGTCGTAGATGACATCATGAGAATGGCCTGACAAGCGTCTCTTGCACTTTCAATATTTGGGAGACCTTTGGAAATGCCTTCTTCTTCTACTACACCAATTGCATGCTTGACTTGTTCATACTCTTTTTCCATGGACCAGCTTATCCCTTTGCCGCCATATGGGTTTTTGGCAACATTCGGTCCTAGAGAGGTCATTTTTTTATAAACCTGCTTATAATCTCGTTCTACCACATGAATATTTGGCATGGTTCGCCCTGGAATTGCTTCACAATCACCTTTGGACCAATCTTTAATCTCCCCAAAAGGCTGGGCCATTTCTTGTGGAGTATCGTGCTGCAGCGGTGTAGCTACAACCTCTTTAATTACGTCCATATCGATTTGTTCGGCTAGCTCTGAAACCCCTTTTGCTAGCTTCTTGAAAATATCCCAATCTGACTTCGATTCCCAAGGCGTAGCAACCGCTGGATTAAATGGATGTACAAATGGATGCATATCTGTGCTTGATAAATCAAATTTTTCATACCAGGTCGCAGCTGGTAAGATAATATCGGAATACAATCCCGTTCCTGCCATCCGGAAATCAAGATCGATTAAAAGATCCAATTTTCCTTCTGGTGCTTCTTCCCGCCATTTTATTTCAGCTGGTCGAATACTAGATTGATCATCATTCAACAATCCGTGTGTTGTTCCAAGTAAATGTTTTAGAAAATATTCATGCCCTTTTCCAGAGCTTGAGATTAAATTGGCACGCCAAACAAATAACGTACGAGGAAAATTGACTGGATTATCTGGGTCTTCTATCGCAAATTGCAATGATTTATTCATCAACTCTTTTGCTACATATTGCGCAATTTCCTCTTGGGTTTGACAGCCCTTCGACACTGCCTCTTTATAAATAGCAATGCCATTCTTATTAAATGTTGGATAGGATGGCAGCCATCCTAATCGAGCCGCTAGCACATTATAATCCCCATGATGGTCATATCTTGCTTTCTCTACTGTAGCAGCCGTTATCTCATTAACAGACGTTTCTTCATAACGCCACTGGTCTGTAGCAAAATAAAAAAATGATGTCCCATTTTGCAGTTTTGGCGGTGCCTGCCAATCTTTTGCTGTAGCTAAGGTATTCCATCCTTCTGCTGGTCGAAGCTTTTCTTGCCCTACATAATGTGCCCAGCCTCCCCCATTTACTCCTTGCGCACCTACCATTAAAATTAAGTTGATGATGGCACGATAGATAGTGTCAGAATGGAACCAATGGTTAATACCAGCACCCATAATAATCATAGAACGACCTTTTGTATCGATAGCATTTTGGGCAAATTCTTTCGCGATTTTAATAACTAAGTTTCGATCGACATTACTAATACTCTCTTGCCATGCTGGAGTAAAAGGCGCCATGTCATCATAGGATTGCGCGACTTCTCCACCGATGCCTCGATCAATTCCGTAATTAGCAAGCATAAGATCATAAACTGTTGTGATATATTCTGTTTGCCCATTTAATTCAACTGCTTTTACTGGAACGGCACGCATCATAACGGAACGCTTTTCTGCATCAAAGTATGGTAATTGAATTTCCATCACCTCATCTTCAAGCCCTAGAAAGCTTAGCTTTGGATCAATTGCTTCTCCTGTATATTCATCCACTAAATGCAGATTCCATTTCCCTTTTTTATCCCATCGCGAACCTATTGTTCCTTGTGGAATAGCAAAATTCCCCGTGCGCTCATTATACATAGCAGGCTTCCACTCATTATGCTCACCAGAAAGGCCTAGATCCTTTGCATGTAAAAAGCGGTCAGCCTGATAGCTTGATCCCACTTTTTTCAAACGAACGGCGAAAGGAAAATCAGTATATTGTTTCGCATAAGATTCAAAGTATGGTATTTGTTTTTTATGATAAAACTCATTTAAAATAACATGTCCCATTGCCATGGCTACCGCACCATCCGTCCCTTGCTTGACAGCCATCCAGTCATCAGAGAATTTGGTTGATTCCGCATAGTCTGGACTAACAGAAACCACTTTTGTTCCTTTATATCTTGCCTCGGCAAGGAAGTGAGCATCTGGTGTACGTGTTAAGGGAACATTAGAGCCCCATGTCATAATATAGCCAGCATTAAACCAATCAGAGCTTTCTGGAACATCTGTCTGATCTCCCCAAATTTGTGGAGATGCAGGTGGCAAATCCGCATACCAGTCATAAAAGCTAAGCATCGGTCCTCCTATTAGGGACATAAAGCGGCTTCCCGCTGCATGACTCACCATGGACATCGCTGGAATTGGAGAAAAGCCAACATTACGATCAGATCCGTATTTTACCGTTGTATACAAAACAGCCGCTGCAATAATTTGCGTAACTTCTTCCCAATCAGCCCGTACTAATCCGCCTTTTCCGCGAACACTTTTATACTGATTGGCCTTTTCTTTATCTTCCACAATGCTTTTCCAAGCATCTAATGGTTTCTTGTGTTCCGCTATGGCCTCTCGCCATAAATATAGTAGCTTTTTACGAATATAAGGATACTTCACACGCAACGGGCTATATAAATACCAGGAAAAACTTGCACCTCGCGGACAGCCCCTTGGCTCAAATTCCGGCATGTCTGGTCCTGTTGTTGGGTAATCCACATTTTGCCCTTCCCATGTCACAATGCCGTCTTTCACAAAGATGTTCCAGCTGCAAGAACCCGTACAGTTCACTCCATGAGTGGAACGGATTACTTTATCATGCTGCCATCTTCTGCGATACACATTTTCCCAATCCCGGTCTCCTTCTTGTAATTGACTATGGTTATTGCTATATGTTTCTTTTGGTTTCAAATAGTTTAATCGTTGCCAAAGTGGAGATGGTTTTTTCTTCATCTTTATCCCTCCATATTCCGACCTGTCATCAAATCAGGTTGCTTATAAGCTTATTAAAACATCCTCCACTAGCTTAAGGTGTGAAATACATCACACATGGATGCATTAACTGCGGCGCGCCCTCTTTTGAATAAAAAGCAGCATAACAAAAGAAATAATCACCATCATCATCACCCAGCTCCATGCGAGTACAAGTTTGTTAGATTCAAAAGCAACATAAATCGCTAATGGAAGCGTTTGTGTTTGTCCCGGAATATTTCCTGCAAACATAATCGTTGCACCAAATTCCCCTAAGGCTCTGGCAAAACTTAATATTGTGCCTGTGACAAGAAAGGGAGAACATAATGGTAGTGAAATATGTCGAAATAGACGCCAACTATTTGCACCATCTACTCGAGCTGCATCCTCTATTAATGGATTCATACTCGTAAACCCATTTTTCACCGATTGATACATTAATGGGAAAGCAACCACAACAGCTGCAAGGATAGCTCCCGAAACGGTAAACATTAAGGATTCGCCAAATAAAAAATCAATAGCTTTCCCAATCACACCCTTCTTGCCAAATAGCATAATCAGCAGGAAACCAATCACTGTTGGTGGTAACACAATTGGTAATAGCAGAATGACTTCTATGATCGCCTTGCCCGGAAACTCTTTTTTCGTCATGAACCATGCCGTTACAATTCCTAATATAATTACAAAAAGCGTCGCGCTAATTGCAATTAATAAAGAGAGCTCAATAGGCTGCCAAAAGCTACTTTTCATTCTGCACTCTCCTTTACTTGTTTACGGTGGTGAACCCATACTTCGCAAAAATAGTGTCTGCCTTTGTACTTCGCAAAAAGTTATAAAAGGCGACTGCTTCTTCCTTATGCTTGGTATCTTTCAAAATTCCGATTGGATACTGGATAGGATCATGCCATTCTTCATCGACTACTCGCTCTACTTCTACTTGCTTAGCGGCTATTACGTCTGTGGCATATACAAAACCAAAGTCAACACTTCCTGATTCCACATACTGTAATACTTGGCGAACATCTTTTGCATAGACTAATTTAGATTCAAGGGAATGAAATATCCCTACATGTTCGAGCGCCTGTTTTGCATAGATACCTGCTGGGACGCTTTCTGGTGTCCCAATAGCAATTTCTTGTACCTGTTCGTCTAGTAAATCCTTAAATTCGTGAAATTGAGAGAAGGTATCTTTTCTTTTGATCAGGACTAACTGATTACGTAATAATAATTCTTGATGTGACTTATCTAGCAAACCCTGTTTATTTAAATAGTCAAATGGCTCTTCAGCAGCTGAGAGAAAAATGTCAACTGGTGCGCCTTGACTAATTTGTTGTTGTAATGCTCCTGAAGATGCTAGATTTAGCGATATAGCTATATTAGGTTCTCTTGATTCAAATGCCTCCACAAGCTCCTCCATCGCATCCGTTAAACTCGCGGCGGCTGACACGGTTAGCTTCACTTCTCTTTTCTCCGAGGAACAGCCCGCTAGAAGAAAGAAACAGATACAAATAATAATCAAGCCTTTCCATTTATACATATGGTCCTCCTTTATCTTTTTTAGCCGATAATGATGCAAGACGCATCCATTTACTTTTGTTATACTACAAACAAGGAGTGATATTAGTGACAAACTTCACACATTTTAATCAGCAAGGCAGGGCAAAGATGGTTGATATCACCGAGAAGCAGGAATCATCTCGCACAGCTATTAGTCAATCAAGTATTATCGTGAATGAACTTATTTATAAAAAAATAATGAACCATGAGTTTGCAAAAGGAGATGTACTTGCTGTTGCACAAGTTGCTGGTATTATGGCAGCAAAGCAAACTTCTTCGATTATTCCCATGTGTCACCCACTTTCACTAAGTGGAGTTGATATGCAATT of Niallia circulans contains these proteins:
- a CDS encoding nitrate reductase subunit alpha, with the protein product MKKKPSPLWQRLNYLKPKETYSNNHSQLQEGDRDWENVYRRRWQHDKVIRSTHGVNCTGSCSWNIFVKDGIVTWEGQNVDYPTTGPDMPEFEPRGCPRGASFSWYLYSPLRVKYPYIRKKLLYLWREAIAEHKKPLDAWKSIVEDKEKANQYKSVRGKGGLVRADWEEVTQIIAAAVLYTTVKYGSDRNVGFSPIPAMSMVSHAAGSRFMSLIGGPMLSFYDWYADLPPASPQIWGDQTDVPESSDWFNAGYIMTWGSNVPLTRTPDAHFLAEARYKGTKVVSVSPDYAESTKFSDDWMAVKQGTDGAVAMAMGHVILNEFYHKKQIPYFESYAKQYTDFPFAVRLKKVGSSYQADRFLHAKDLGLSGEHNEWKPAMYNERTGNFAIPQGTIGSRWDKKGKWNLHLVDEYTGEAIDPKLSFLGLEDEVMEIQLPYFDAEKRSVMMRAVPVKAVELNGQTEYITTVYDLMLANYGIDRGIGGEVAQSYDDMAPFTPAWQESISNVDRNLVIKIAKEFAQNAIDTKGRSMIIMGAGINHWFHSDTIYRAIINLILMVGAQGVNGGGWAHYVGQEKLRPAEGWNTLATAKDWQAPPKLQNGTSFFYFATDQWRYEETSVNEITAATVEKARYDHHGDYNVLAARLGWLPSYPTFNKNGIAIYKEAVSKGCQTQEEIAQYVAKELMNKSLQFAIEDPDNPVNFPRTLFVWRANLISSSGKGHEYFLKHLLGTTHGLLNDDQSSIRPAEIKWREEAPEGKLDLLIDLDFRMAGTGLYSDIILPAATWYEKFDLSSTDMHPFVHPFNPAVATPWESKSDWDIFKKLAKGVSELAEQIDMDVIKEVVATPLQHDTPQEMAQPFGEIKDWSKGDCEAIPGRTMPNIHVVERDYKQVYKKMTSLGPNVAKNPYGGKGISWSMEKEYEQVKHAIGVVEEEGISKGLPNIESARDACQAILMMSSTTNGKIAVKAWESLEQQTSLELKDLAAEREEDLFTLEQINAQPKTVITSPAFTGSEKGGRRYSPFTTNIERMIPFHTLTGRQSFYLDHEMMKEFGEEMATFKPMLHHTPFQQDRPKVEGKEITLNYLTPHNKWSIHSMYYDAQPMLTLFRGGPTIWMNKEDAKEVDIEDNDWIECFNRNGVVVARAVVSHRIPRSVAFMYHAQDRHIHVPGTNLTKNRGGTHNSPTRIHVKPTHMIGGYGQLSYGFNYYGPTGNQRDLHVVIRKMKEVEWLED
- the modA gene encoding molybdate ABC transporter substrate-binding protein, which translates into the protein MYKWKGLIIICICFFLLAGCSSEKREVKLTVSAAASLTDAMEELVEAFESREPNIAISLNLASSGALQQQISQGAPVDIFLSAAEEPFDYLNKQGLLDKSHQELLLRNQLVLIKRKDTFSQFHEFKDLLDEQVQEIAIGTPESVPAGIYAKQALEHVGIFHSLESKLVYAKDVRQVLQYVESGSVDFGFVYATDVIAAKQVEVERVVDEEWHDPIQYPIGILKDTKHKEEAVAFYNFLRSTKADTIFAKYGFTTVNK
- the modB gene encoding molybdate ABC transporter permease subunit; the protein is MKSSFWQPIELSLLIAISATLFVIILGIVTAWFMTKKEFPGKAIIEVILLLPIVLPPTVIGFLLIMLFGKKGVIGKAIDFLFGESLMFTVSGAILAAVVVAFPLMYQSVKNGFTSMNPLIEDAARVDGANSWRLFRHISLPLCSPFLVTGTILSFARALGEFGATIMFAGNIPGQTQTLPLAIYVAFESNKLVLAWSWVMMMVIISFVMLLFIQKRARRS
- the narH gene encoding nitrate reductase subunit beta, which encodes MKIKAQIGMVMNLDKCIGCHTCSVTCKNTWTNRPGAEYMYFNNVETKPGIGYPKQWEDQEKYKGGWELDKKGELKLKSGSKVNRLFSLFYNPNQPEIDDYYEPWNYDYETLTNSPERKHQPIARAKSAITGEFMDLEWGPNWEDDLAGGHITGLRDPNVVQMEESIKTEFEDVFMMYLPRICEHCINAPCVSSCPSGAMYKRDEDGIVLVDQNACRAWRQCVSSCPYKKVYFNWKTSKAEKCTLCYPRIENGQPTICSETCVGRIRYIGVMLYDADKVLEAASVKEEKELYQAQLDIFLDPNDPEVVKEAKKEGIPMDWIEAAQQSPLYKMIIDWKIALPLHPEYRTMPMVWYIPPLSPVMNMIEGKGSQADTEDIFPAIDEMRIPIEYLANLLTAGDTAHIRTVLKKMAVMRSYMRAEQTGKSFDVSIIEELGLEENDIKKMYRLLAIAKYNDRFVIPKSHKEDIADLYYDQGACGLDFASGPGACGVLS
- the moaC gene encoding cyclic pyranopterin monophosphate synthase MoaC; its protein translation is MTNFTHFNQQGRAKMVDITEKQESSRTAISQSSIIVNELIYKKIMNHEFAKGDVLAVAQVAGIMAAKQTSSIIPMCHPLSLSGVDMQFNWKQNEDKWELIIRVEVKTKGSTGVEMEALTAATVTSLTIYDMCKAVDKGMVIGPTFLVEKSGGKSGDYKREEM